From one Arenicella chitinivorans genomic stretch:
- a CDS encoding helix-turn-helix transcriptional regulator, whose protein sequence is MNTYANTTRPIKPTEHSILPMPMPVQGASPHSALEPILHLSLPVFLIDNALRVVELNTAAQHVVNDNWLSIEGTKLTFREDKNALQIRMAGQRVLCHGKENTNSPKSERLYLNTNDDELRAFTLTQCPIKPELLLVTIEGDLHHDGQAMQRFASAFGLSKCETRVISLMVSGQKPKQIAYTLNISIHTVRSHLRSLYSKLRVRDFNDALILAVRLLS, encoded by the coding sequence ATGAACACATACGCCAATACCACTAGGCCAATCAAGCCGACTGAGCATTCAATTCTACCTATGCCCATGCCAGTCCAAGGTGCGTCTCCACACTCGGCACTAGAGCCTATTCTGCATTTATCCCTGCCTGTATTCTTAATCGATAACGCGTTGCGAGTCGTCGAGTTGAATACTGCTGCCCAGCATGTGGTGAACGACAATTGGCTTAGTATCGAGGGCACCAAGCTAACATTCAGAGAAGATAAAAACGCACTACAGATACGCATGGCAGGTCAACGCGTGTTATGTCATGGCAAAGAGAATACAAACTCACCAAAATCAGAACGGCTTTACCTCAATACTAACGATGATGAGCTTCGCGCGTTTACGCTGACACAATGCCCTATTAAACCGGAACTCCTGTTAGTAACAATAGAGGGCGACCTGCACCACGACGGCCAAGCAATGCAGCGATTTGCTAGCGCCTTTGGTCTGTCAAAGTGTGAGACACGCGTTATCTCGCTGATGGTCAGTGGTCAAAAACCAAAGCAGATTGCGTACACTCTGAACATCTCGATTCACACAGTGCGGTCACACTTGCGTTCACTGTACAGCAAGTTACGAGTACGAGATTTCAATGACGCACTGATACTGGCAGTTCGCCTGCTCAGTTAG
- the cysG gene encoding siroheme synthase CysG, with amino-acid sequence MQHFPIFVTLNSQPCLVVGGGPVALRKIRLLRKADAAITVVAPAICTELESEFGAEITHIAREFNPDDIGGYRLIIAATNVAAVNQRISELAQAVNVPVNVVDQPDLCSFITPSIIDRSPVLIAVSTGGQAPVLARTLRTRLEAFIPASYGTLASAMGRFRDKLKGVLPEETDRRRFWDRVVNGAIGEMYLSGRQTQADERLADAVTHASPSQAQGEVWLVGAGPGDPDLLTFRALRLMQQADVVLYDRLVSPEILELTRRDADRLYVGKARSNHAVPQEEINQLLLQLALEGKNVLRLKGGDPFIFGRGGEEISLLSESGVNFQIVPGITAASGCATYAGIPLTHRDHAQSCLFVTGHLKNNTVDLNWPLLATPNQTVVVYMGLIGLPVICQQLIAHGVAPSMPIALVEQGTTREQKVYTGTLETMPDVIANQQVKAPTLIIIGSVVSLHDKLAWFDGQCLASHRAATALDR; translated from the coding sequence ATGCAGCATTTTCCGATATTTGTCACACTCAACTCTCAACCCTGCCTGGTCGTTGGCGGTGGTCCGGTGGCGTTGCGAAAAATTCGTTTACTGCGTAAGGCAGACGCCGCAATCACGGTGGTTGCCCCGGCGATATGCACCGAATTGGAAAGCGAATTTGGCGCCGAAATCACACACATCGCACGCGAATTCAACCCTGATGATATCGGTGGCTATCGACTGATCATTGCCGCAACCAATGTCGCGGCGGTTAATCAACGGATTTCAGAACTCGCACAAGCGGTCAACGTACCAGTCAACGTAGTCGACCAACCTGATCTATGCAGCTTTATAACACCGTCGATTATTGATCGTTCGCCCGTGCTGATTGCTGTCTCAACTGGCGGTCAAGCACCAGTCTTGGCACGCACCCTGCGCACTCGCCTCGAAGCTTTTATTCCTGCCAGCTACGGTACGCTTGCGAGCGCCATGGGCCGGTTCCGAGACAAATTGAAAGGCGTGTTACCGGAAGAAACAGACCGTCGGCGTTTTTGGGATCGTGTCGTCAACGGTGCGATTGGCGAGATGTACTTATCGGGCCGTCAAACCCAGGCCGATGAGCGGCTCGCGGACGCGGTCACGCATGCCAGCCCCAGCCAAGCACAAGGTGAAGTATGGCTGGTTGGAGCCGGACCTGGAGATCCTGACTTACTCACCTTTCGCGCACTAAGACTCATGCAGCAAGCGGATGTAGTCTTGTACGACCGCTTAGTCAGCCCAGAAATCCTCGAATTGACTCGCCGCGATGCTGATCGCCTTTACGTCGGCAAAGCACGCTCTAACCACGCGGTTCCACAGGAAGAAATTAATCAATTATTACTGCAACTTGCGCTTGAGGGCAAAAACGTACTGCGACTCAAGGGTGGAGACCCGTTTATTTTTGGGCGTGGGGGCGAAGAAATCAGTTTGCTAAGCGAATCCGGTGTGAACTTTCAAATCGTACCGGGCATTACCGCTGCCAGTGGTTGCGCTACGTACGCAGGGATTCCCCTAACACATCGTGACCATGCGCAGTCTTGCCTCTTCGTAACTGGTCATTTGAAAAACAATACCGTCGACCTGAACTGGCCGCTCCTAGCGACGCCCAATCAAACCGTCGTCGTCTATATGGGACTCATCGGCCTGCCCGTGATTTGTCAACAACTCATCGCACATGGCGTTGCGCCGTCAATGCCAATCGCATTAGTCGAACAGGGCACTACGCGGGAACAAAAGGTCTATACCGGCACGTTGGAAACGATGCCGGACGTAATCGCAAACCAACAGGTAAAAGCGCCCACCTTAATTATCATTGGCTCCGTTGTGTCATTGCACGACAAACTGGCGTGGTTTGATGGCCAATGCCTTGCATCACACCGGGCCGCCACAGCACTAGACCGTTAA
- a CDS encoding anthranilate phosphoribosyltransferase, with translation MSETQLSTDQAIKSAIQEIAVGPDRGRDISAALSQQVMRAILDGEADEVQAAVFLIAMRMKRESLAEFSGILTALQSVVEVQTVAVPELICLADPFDGFVRTQSMTPFIAPVLAACGVPSMQHGVESVGPKYGVTAHKVYRAAGMSVLATASSAAEQVQNHGWSYLDQSVYAPALHQLQSLRGRIVKRTALTTLERLLMPLRAERQTHLVLGYVHKAFPQVYASMAMECGYDSVVLIKGVEGGLAPALNKPMRRFIIDADRLHNVDEQKEIVDVSPILSDTDVAGPPMRDSSDPVVQCLETGLAVLRGESGHARESLCLAAGQILDSRDPTLSLSQAVEKVQVCLDNGSAKAHFDSLVHSCK, from the coding sequence ATGTCAGAGACACAACTAAGCACAGATCAGGCGATCAAATCGGCTATCCAAGAGATCGCCGTCGGGCCGGATCGTGGTCGAGATATCAGTGCCGCACTGTCGCAACAAGTTATGCGCGCTATTCTGGATGGTGAGGCAGATGAGGTGCAGGCCGCAGTGTTTCTTATTGCCATGCGCATGAAACGAGAGTCATTGGCCGAATTTTCCGGTATTCTGACTGCCTTGCAAAGCGTCGTCGAGGTGCAGACTGTTGCCGTGCCAGAGTTAATCTGTCTGGCGGATCCATTTGATGGATTTGTTCGCACTCAGAGTATGACACCCTTTATCGCGCCTGTGTTGGCGGCTTGTGGTGTGCCTAGCATGCAACATGGTGTTGAAAGTGTGGGGCCAAAATACGGTGTCACCGCGCATAAAGTGTACCGAGCGGCGGGGATGTCGGTCCTTGCCACTGCCAGTAGTGCTGCTGAGCAAGTTCAAAATCACGGCTGGAGTTATCTCGATCAATCGGTTTACGCACCGGCCTTGCATCAGTTGCAATCTCTGCGTGGTCGTATTGTAAAACGGACCGCATTGACCACCCTTGAGCGCCTACTAATGCCCTTACGTGCTGAGCGGCAGACACATTTGGTGTTAGGCTATGTCCACAAGGCATTCCCACAGGTCTACGCCTCCATGGCGATGGAATGTGGTTATGATTCGGTGGTATTGATTAAAGGAGTTGAAGGAGGCCTAGCGCCGGCACTGAATAAGCCGATGCGTCGATTTATTATTGACGCTGATCGGCTACACAATGTTGATGAGCAAAAAGAGATCGTCGATGTATCTCCAATATTATCTGACACTGATGTGGCCGGCCCACCCATGCGCGATAGCAGCGACCCCGTGGTACAGTGTCTGGAAACCGGGCTCGCAGTGCTGCGAGGCGAATCAGGCCATGCGCGTGAAAGTTTGTGTCTGGCGGCTGGACAGATTTTAGATTCTCGAGATCCGACACTCTCGTTGTCGCAAGCTGTTGAAAAAGTTCAGGTCTGCTTGGATAATGGCTCTGCGAAAGCGCATTTCGACAGTCTGGTACACAGTTGTAAATAG
- a CDS encoding type IV pilus twitching motility protein PilT → MPAKPNSITEQLPDTPQVKEALEFLTSIVGSACQFKASDIHIRAGHQIMMRLDGRIRQVKGSPEMSDEMIERLIYPLMSKYHLSLFKEENQVDLSLSDNKGNRVRVNMFRQLGQLAVVMRVIENVIPDPDALGLPEQVRNIARMRQGLIIFSGATGSGKSTSMASLLNEINRDRYQHILTIEDPVEYVFTEQRCVISQRQVGIDVPDFARAMKAALREDPDVILMGEMRDPESIEIALTAAETGHLVFSTLHAPNSADAITRMVSSFGGDEQPTIRAKLAHNLRAIVTQRLLPKKEGAGRTVACEVLTVTPLARELIVDPMRIKEIKDLIKGGDKVEGMLHFDEHLMQLVRDDVITDEIALTNASSSTDLALKLKGF, encoded by the coding sequence ATGCCCGCCAAACCGAATAGTATTACTGAGCAGCTTCCTGATACTCCACAAGTTAAAGAAGCGCTTGAATTTCTCACCAGTATCGTGGGCTCTGCGTGTCAGTTTAAAGCCTCTGACATCCATATCCGCGCAGGGCATCAGATCATGATGCGGCTTGACGGCCGCATTCGCCAGGTGAAAGGTTCGCCGGAGATGAGCGACGAGATGATCGAGCGATTGATTTATCCACTGATGTCGAAATACCATCTTTCACTGTTTAAAGAAGAAAACCAGGTCGATTTGTCTTTGAGTGACAACAAGGGCAACCGCGTGCGGGTCAACATGTTCCGTCAGCTTGGTCAATTGGCGGTCGTTATGCGAGTGATCGAAAATGTCATTCCCGATCCAGATGCCTTGGGCTTGCCGGAGCAGGTCCGCAATATTGCGCGGATGCGTCAAGGGCTGATTATTTTCTCGGGCGCCACGGGCTCTGGGAAATCAACCTCGATGGCGTCGTTACTGAATGAGATAAACCGTGATCGCTACCAACACATTTTGACGATTGAGGACCCGGTCGAGTACGTATTTACCGAGCAGCGCTGCGTGATATCTCAACGTCAGGTTGGCATTGATGTACCCGACTTTGCGCGCGCGATGAAGGCTGCACTGCGTGAGGATCCTGATGTGATTCTGATGGGCGAAATGCGTGATCCAGAGAGTATTGAGATTGCACTAACCGCAGCCGAGACCGGTCACTTGGTATTCAGTACTCTGCACGCACCGAACTCGGCCGATGCTATTACTCGAATGGTGTCGAGTTTTGGAGGCGATGAGCAGCCCACGATTCGTGCCAAGCTTGCGCACAACTTGCGTGCGATTGTGACGCAGCGACTGTTGCCGAAAAAAGAAGGTGCCGGTCGCACCGTGGCTTGCGAAGTGCTTACCGTGACACCGCTGGCGCGTGAGTTGATTGTGGATCCCATGCGAATCAAGGAGATCAAAGACTTGATTAAAGGTGGTGATAAAGTGGAGGGCATGTTGCACTTTGATGAGCACTTGATGCAATTGGTGCGTGATGATGTCATTACTGATGAAATTGCGTTGACCAATGCATCAAGCTCGACCGATCTGGCGTTGAAGTTGAAAGGCTTTTAG
- a CDS encoding glutathione S-transferase family protein, translated as MKLVIGNKNYSSWSLRPWLLLHAFGVPFDEHLESLAGDDLSERLRQHSDSARVPVLVDRDLSVWDSLAICEYLNAQYLSDSAWPQDAKQRAVARAVVAEMHAGFAALRQHLPMNCRAQREIEISPAVRRDIQRIDTIWSQYARPDTEGNLRLFGSFGIADCFFAPVIMRFTTYDVAISQASQAYLNSMLAHPSLQKWVTDARHETEILSEEEVGVDRA; from the coding sequence ATGAAGCTGGTCATTGGCAACAAAAACTATTCGTCCTGGTCTTTACGGCCATGGCTGTTGTTGCATGCGTTCGGCGTCCCGTTTGATGAGCACCTCGAATCGCTAGCCGGAGATGATTTATCCGAACGACTTCGGCAGCATTCGGATTCGGCAAGAGTGCCAGTTCTAGTGGATCGAGATCTGAGCGTATGGGACTCGCTGGCAATCTGCGAGTATTTGAATGCTCAGTACCTGTCAGATAGCGCCTGGCCTCAAGACGCCAAGCAGCGTGCTGTGGCGCGTGCTGTGGTGGCGGAAATGCACGCTGGTTTTGCTGCCTTGCGTCAGCATCTGCCGATGAACTGCCGCGCGCAACGTGAGATTGAAATCTCACCAGCGGTGCGTCGTGATATCCAGCGAATTGATACAATTTGGTCGCAGTACGCACGCCCAGATACCGAAGGGAATTTAAGACTGTTTGGTAGCTTCGGCATAGCGGACTGCTTTTTTGCCCCGGTGATTATGCGGTTTACAACCTACGATGTTGCAATAAGCCAAGCATCCCAAGCGTACCTAAACAGCATGTTAGCGCATCCGTCTTTGCAGAAGTGGGTTACAGATGCACGACACGAGACAGAAATTTTGTCCGAAGAAGAGGTTGGTGTAGACCGTGCCTGA
- a CDS encoding peroxiredoxin: protein MTIAIGDQIPDLTVKTTQNEALELRNLKGKALVLYFYPKDNTPGCTTQGQAFRDAYPQFQTANAEILGVSRESIRSHQNFINKHEFPFDLISDPDEELCNAMDVIKEKNMYGRKYMGIVRSTFIFDKDGKLRHEIRNVKVKGHVDEVLALVESLD, encoded by the coding sequence ATGACTATTGCAATTGGCGACCAGATTCCCGACCTGACGGTCAAGACCACGCAAAACGAGGCACTAGAGCTACGCAACCTTAAGGGTAAAGCATTGGTATTGTATTTTTACCCTAAGGACAACACACCAGGGTGTACGACGCAAGGGCAGGCGTTTCGTGATGCGTATCCCCAGTTCCAAACTGCCAACGCGGAAATTCTCGGCGTGTCTCGCGAAAGCATTCGTTCGCATCAAAACTTCATTAACAAGCACGAATTTCCATTCGACTTGATCTCAGACCCAGACGAAGAGCTATGTAACGCGATGGACGTGATCAAAGAAAAGAACATGTATGGTCGCAAATACATGGGCATCGTGCGTAGCACATTTATCTTCGACAAAGACGGGAAGTTACGCCACGAAATCCGTAACGTGAAGGTCAAAGGGCACGTGGACGAAGTTCTAGCATTGGTGGAATCACTCGACTAA
- a CDS encoding HAD family hydrolase: MALALFDLDNTLLNGDSDHAWGLYLADLGVVDAEEQRQKQDYFYQQYVAGTLDIHEFCAFQFQPLTQNSLDQLHAWHADYMQTIIEPMIESGKPELIAQHRAQGDEIVIITATNDFVTGPIAERLGVEHLLATKAEFKDGRYTGRIQGVPCFREGKVTRLTQWLEARQITPETTYFYSDSINDLPLLELADVPIAVTPDERLRTHAEALHWKIID; encoded by the coding sequence ATGGCACTGGCCTTATTTGACTTAGACAACACCCTACTTAATGGAGACAGTGACCACGCATGGGGGCTATATTTGGCCGACCTTGGCGTCGTCGATGCGGAAGAGCAGCGGCAAAAGCAAGACTATTTTTATCAGCAATACGTCGCTGGCACACTAGATATTCATGAGTTTTGCGCCTTTCAGTTTCAACCGTTGACACAGAACTCGTTAGACCAGTTGCATGCCTGGCATGCCGATTACATGCAAACGATCATCGAGCCCATGATCGAATCCGGCAAACCTGAGCTTATCGCTCAGCATCGAGCGCAAGGCGACGAAATTGTTATCATCACCGCCACAAACGACTTTGTGACCGGCCCGATTGCAGAACGTCTGGGTGTTGAACATTTACTGGCGACCAAAGCGGAATTCAAAGATGGGCGCTACACGGGCCGCATACAAGGCGTTCCCTGCTTCCGCGAAGGCAAGGTCACCCGTCTAACACAGTGGTTAGAGGCACGCCAGATCACGCCCGAAACAACCTATTTTTACAGTGACTCAATCAACGACTTGCCCCTACTTGAGCTAGCGGATGTGCCCATTGCAGTGACACCGGATGAGCGCCTCCGCACACACGCCGAAGCGCTTCACTGGAAGATCATAGACTAA
- a CDS encoding RNA pyrophosphohydrolase has product MQNFEPIFANDGYRPNVGIIICNDKGQVFWARRINQDGWQFPQGGVSRNETLIDAMYRELEEETGLKHDQVRLVAHTKEWLHYDLPRRLLRNQRRRVQRANRKQIQFRGQKQVWFLLELIEDDSAVNLEAGQETPEFDSWCWVDMHHAIDNIVEFKKTVYKKALTELREFLPTN; this is encoded by the coding sequence ATGCAGAACTTCGAACCAATATTTGCCAATGATGGATACCGACCGAATGTAGGTATCATAATTTGTAACGACAAGGGGCAAGTTTTCTGGGCTCGACGTATTAATCAGGATGGTTGGCAATTCCCGCAGGGCGGAGTCAGCCGCAATGAAACTCTGATTGACGCGATGTACCGTGAGCTGGAAGAAGAAACTGGTCTAAAGCATGATCAAGTCCGACTCGTTGCGCACACCAAAGAATGGCTGCATTATGACTTACCACGTCGACTGTTACGTAATCAACGCCGTCGGGTGCAGCGCGCCAACCGCAAACAAATTCAATTTCGTGGGCAAAAACAAGTATGGTTCTTGCTAGAGCTGATCGAAGATGATTCTGCCGTGAACCTGGAGGCGGGCCAAGAAACACCGGAATTCGATTCATGGTGTTGGGTTGATATGCACCATGCCATTGATAATATTGTGGAATTTAAGAAAACGGTTTACAAGAAGGCACTAACTGAACTCCGCGAGTTCCTGCCAACCAACTAA
- a CDS encoding penicillin-binding transpeptidase domain-containing protein translates to MTLFQTVKPAALTIFTAVSLSICGSVSAESGRSPAPAALTKLSVAKTITEHARKSRFPTKLQFEDVNGATQTGYVKYTFDESVHAEMADVYLRYQPDYACFVAIDVETGAILNLTSFIKSDEKWDNLVMRADYPAASVFKMVTAAAGIDLGKVSPESVIPFNGKSTTLYKSQVLRHKTTKWTRTPTFKESFAKSVNPVFARLGIDKIGAANLRSYAERFGFGAPLNSDFMLPVSQLGLSMEDKWEVAEAASGFTRDITLSPIHAAQMAATIANNGQLVTPYMVDSVVNGDGIVLYQADTAEQQSTQVVKPSTAKALRSLMNATTRIGSARKSFQGLNRYKVYHDMQIGGKTGSLTGESPRGRHDWFVGYAEKDGRQVAYASLIINKEKWYVRSAYVARQFIYHYFTEQMQAKAKEGAMQTAVAE, encoded by the coding sequence ATGACGCTGTTTCAGACTGTTAAGCCTGCTGCGCTGACAATTTTTACCGCTGTATCGTTGTCGATCTGTGGATCTGTATCTGCGGAGTCTGGGCGGTCGCCGGCCCCCGCTGCACTCACGAAACTCTCGGTCGCCAAGACCATTACCGAACATGCGCGTAAGAGTCGTTTCCCAACCAAGCTTCAATTTGAAGATGTGAATGGTGCGACTCAGACTGGTTACGTCAAATATACGTTCGACGAATCTGTGCATGCGGAAATGGCGGACGTGTATCTGCGTTATCAGCCAGACTATGCCTGCTTTGTGGCCATCGATGTCGAGACCGGTGCCATCCTCAATCTGACGAGCTTTATTAAATCGGACGAAAAATGGGACAATCTGGTGATGCGCGCCGATTATCCGGCGGCCTCAGTCTTCAAAATGGTGACTGCCGCGGCCGGGATTGACTTGGGGAAAGTGTCCCCAGAGAGTGTGATCCCATTCAATGGCAAGTCCACTACCTTGTACAAAAGCCAGGTCTTGCGACACAAAACCACCAAATGGACGCGGACACCAACCTTTAAAGAGTCCTTTGCGAAGTCGGTGAACCCCGTGTTTGCACGACTCGGTATTGATAAGATTGGCGCCGCTAACCTACGAAGCTATGCCGAGCGTTTTGGTTTTGGTGCGCCTTTAAATAGCGACTTTATGTTGCCGGTGAGTCAGCTCGGTCTCAGTATGGAAGATAAGTGGGAAGTGGCGGAAGCGGCTTCAGGTTTCACCCGTGACATTACGTTGAGCCCGATTCACGCTGCGCAGATGGCAGCGACGATTGCCAACAATGGTCAGCTGGTTACACCGTATATGGTGGACTCGGTGGTCAACGGCGATGGGATTGTTCTGTACCAAGCCGATACGGCCGAGCAGCAATCCACCCAAGTGGTCAAACCTAGCACCGCGAAAGCCCTTCGGTCGCTGATGAACGCTACCACACGCATCGGTTCAGCCCGCAAATCATTCCAGGGTTTGAACCGTTACAAGGTGTACCACGACATGCAGATCGGCGGCAAAACTGGCTCGCTTACCGGTGAATCCCCACGTGGTCGGCACGACTGGTTTGTCGGCTATGCAGAGAAAGACGGCCGCCAAGTCGCGTATGCATCACTGATTATCAACAAGGAAAAATGGTACGTGCGCAGCGCTTACGTTGCACGCCAATTTATTTACCACTACTTCACCGAGCAAATGCAGGCTAAAGCAAAAGAAGGCGCCATGCAGACTGCGGTGGCAGAGTGA
- the rfaE2 gene encoding D-glycero-beta-D-manno-heptose 1-phosphate adenylyltransferase has protein sequence MHTVNTQRKLINPEADKATIRQAVESLPRPLVFTNGCFDILHRGHTTYLEQARNLGAALIVGVNSDASVKRQNKGDDRPINNLEDRMALLASLECVDAVVSFDQETPYDLIKLVQPEHLVKGGDWQPKDIVGGDIVQAAGGQVHSIAFQFERSTTSLLNKIRG, from the coding sequence ATGCACACGGTCAATACCCAACGCAAGCTTATCAACCCTGAAGCGGATAAGGCCACCATACGCCAAGCGGTGGAATCTTTGCCACGACCACTGGTGTTCACGAACGGCTGCTTTGACATTCTGCATCGCGGCCATACTACGTACTTGGAACAAGCACGTAACTTGGGGGCTGCGTTGATCGTTGGTGTGAACAGTGACGCGTCGGTCAAACGCCAAAACAAAGGCGATGACCGGCCGATCAACAACCTTGAAGATCGGATGGCGCTATTAGCCAGCCTCGAGTGCGTCGATGCCGTCGTCAGCTTCGATCAGGAAACACCTTACGATTTGATCAAATTGGTGCAGCCGGAACATCTAGTCAAAGGCGGTGACTGGCAACCTAAGGACATTGTTGGCGGCGACATTGTGCAAGCCGCCGGCGGTCAAGTGCACTCCATCGCATTCCAATTTGAACGTTCGACTACGTCGTTATTAAATAAGATCCGGGGTTAA
- a CDS encoding BON domain-containing protein, translating into MPQATSSCHSRSTRRTWNRRLRTLGSSLMMAVVLSGCVEALIGVVAVTTVDIIHDRRTVGEYIDDSAIEIKARNILVSSDEIRQAAHVKPVSWNGILLATGEVDNEAIKRDLVARFGQIQGVRQVVDETTITSKTDLGTRTNDAWISSKVKSRLLLKTGLDANRVKVVTTRGSVYLMGIVTRAEATDAVEYARTVRGVKRVVKVFEYHEE; encoded by the coding sequence ATGCCGCAAGCCACATCCTCATGCCATTCCAGATCGACTCGTCGAACTTGGAACCGACGCCTGCGCACACTTGGCAGCAGTTTAATGATGGCTGTCGTATTGAGCGGCTGCGTGGAAGCACTGATTGGTGTGGTGGCCGTCACCACGGTCGACATCATCCATGACCGCCGCACCGTCGGGGAATACATTGACGACAGCGCGATTGAAATTAAGGCACGCAACATTCTGGTCTCCAGTGACGAAATCCGTCAGGCCGCACACGTGAAGCCAGTATCTTGGAATGGCATCCTGCTAGCCACTGGCGAAGTTGACAATGAAGCAATCAAGCGTGACTTGGTTGCACGTTTTGGGCAAATTCAGGGTGTGCGCCAGGTGGTCGATGAAACCACCATCACCAGCAAGACGGACCTCGGTACACGCACCAATGATGCTTGGATCAGCAGCAAAGTCAAAAGTCGACTGTTACTCAAAACCGGCCTTGATGCAAACCGCGTGAAAGTCGTCACAACCCGCGGCAGCGTTTACTTGATGGGCATCGTGACCCGTGCGGAAGCCACCGATGCGGTAGAATATGCACGTACGGTGCGCGGCGTAAAACGCGTCGTTAAAGTGTTCGAATATCACGAAGAATAA
- a CDS encoding SIS domain-containing protein has product MSIISQHFQESAASILNNIHLESQIEAAAKAIYASFETGNKLLICGNGGSAADAQHLSSELLNRYKRERRELPGIALTTDGSTLTSIGNDYDYSEVFSKQVSALGNAGDVLMVITTSGNSANIMKAVEIAHEKSVTVVALNGKGGGKLSPLLTDSDFDLVVAGDVTARIQEVHGLIIHCLCELIDSYILD; this is encoded by the coding sequence ATGTCGATAATTTCACAACACTTTCAAGAAAGCGCAGCCAGCATCTTGAATAATATCCATCTCGAATCTCAGATCGAAGCGGCGGCAAAAGCCATTTACGCCAGCTTTGAGACGGGCAACAAATTGCTGATCTGCGGTAACGGCGGATCGGCGGCCGATGCGCAACATTTATCATCTGAGTTGCTCAACAGGTATAAACGCGAGCGACGCGAACTGCCGGGTATTGCACTTACTACTGATGGTTCTACCCTGACCTCGATTGGTAACGACTACGACTACAGCGAAGTTTTTTCCAAACAAGTCAGCGCACTGGGCAATGCCGGCGATGTGCTGATGGTGATCACCACATCGGGGAATTCTGCCAATATCATGAAGGCGGTCGAGATCGCGCATGAAAAATCAGTCACGGTTGTTGCCCTGAATGGCAAGGGTGGAGGAAAATTGAGTCCATTACTGACCGACTCCGATTTCGACCTGGTGGTCGCCGGTGATGTCACCGCCCGAATTCAGGAAGTGCACGGCTTGATTATCCACTGCCTGTGCGAGCTCATTGACAGCTATATTCTGGACTAA
- a CDS encoding YraN family protein: MIRIGTRATGNHAEDLAVRYLRKRRLTLVERNYFCKVGELDLIMMHFDYLVFVEVRHRRDNHFGGALESVDQFKQAKLRRAAEHYLQATKNTDCPCRFDILCVNGNLNQPEFEWIRNAF, encoded by the coding sequence ATGATTCGAATTGGAACCCGAGCGACGGGAAACCACGCAGAAGACCTGGCAGTTAGATACCTGCGCAAACGCAGGTTAACGCTAGTCGAACGTAACTACTTCTGCAAAGTTGGTGAGCTCGACCTAATAATGATGCACTTCGACTACTTGGTATTCGTCGAAGTACGACATCGACGCGACAACCACTTTGGTGGGGCATTGGAGAGCGTCGACCAATTCAAACAAGCCAAACTACGCCGGGCAGCCGAACACTATCTGCAAGCGACTAAAAATACAGACTGTCCCTGCCGTTTTGATATACTCTGCGTCAACGGAAATCTCAACCAGCCAGAGTTTGAGTGGATTCGAAATGCGTTTTAA